The following proteins come from a genomic window of Azoarcus sp. PA01:
- a CDS encoding XdhC family protein: MKAAMFEQLLADRRAKRPVAVVTRLADGEAALVHAAESANENQDRFCGTLALTPAQLAETRERLRADRSGALASADGALFARCHVSAPRLVIVGAVHIAQALAPMAAIAGFEVTVVDPRRAFATPQRLPGVSVTTEWPDEALERLGIDAQTAVVTLSHDPKLDDPALIVALQSDAFYIGSLGSTRTHAKRVARLTEAGLENAIPRIHAPVGLDLGGRAPAEIAVAILAQVVQARHRAT, from the coding sequence ATGAAAGCGGCGATGTTCGAGCAGCTTCTCGCCGATCGCCGCGCGAAGCGGCCGGTCGCGGTGGTCACGCGGCTCGCCGACGGCGAAGCGGCGCTGGTGCACGCAGCGGAAAGCGCAAACGAAAACCAGGACAGGTTTTGCGGCACACTGGCGCTGACGCCGGCGCAGCTCGCCGAGACGCGCGAGCGCCTGCGTGCCGACCGCAGCGGCGCGCTCGCGTCGGCCGACGGCGCGCTGTTCGCGCGCTGCCACGTCAGCGCGCCGCGGCTCGTCATCGTCGGCGCGGTGCATATCGCGCAGGCGCTCGCGCCGATGGCCGCGATCGCCGGCTTCGAAGTGACCGTCGTCGACCCGCGGCGCGCGTTCGCGACGCCGCAGCGCCTGCCCGGCGTCAGCGTGACGACCGAATGGCCCGACGAGGCGCTCGAGCGGCTCGGCATCGACGCGCAGACCGCCGTCGTCACGCTGTCGCACGACCCGAAGCTCGACGATCCGGCGCTGATCGTCGCGCTGCAAAGCGACGCCTTCTACATCGGTTCGCTCGGCAGCACGCGCACGCACGCGAAGCGCGTCGCGCGGCTCACCGAAGCGGGGCTCGAAAACGCGATCCCCCGCATCCACGCGCCGGTCGGGCTCGATCTGGGCGGGCGCGCCCCGGCCGAGATCGCCGTCGCGATCCTCGCCCAAGTGGTCCAGGCGAGGCATCGCGCAACATGA
- the meaB gene encoding methylmalonyl Co-A mutase-associated GTPase MeaB: MSFSEDIDPAAVIGGARPALARALTAVENGRPGAAELLVRLASHHGRAHVVGITGAPGAGKSTLINALLGELLARGRRIAVVAVDPSSPVSGGALLGDRVRMGGHGADERVFIRSLSSRGHLGGLSRTTAQLVDVFDAAGFEVVIVETVGVGQSEVEISRVADTNVVVCPPGLGDEVQAIKAGILEIADILVVNKGDSPLAARTMLDLQTSGALQRDERWTVPVLRTVATSGEGIAELADRIDAHARIMGIGRRLRAATLPQARDATPAAPATDDELFEQLRRWRAAGRGVALATVVRTWGSSPRPEGSHLAIEESGAFLGSVSGGCIEGAVISEAQEVIADGSPRVLEFGVSDEQAWEVGLACGGRVQVLVERIE, from the coding sequence ATGAGCTTTTCCGAAGACATCGATCCGGCCGCAGTCATCGGCGGCGCGCGTCCGGCGCTTGCGCGCGCGCTGACTGCAGTCGAAAACGGCCGCCCGGGTGCGGCCGAACTCCTTGTGCGCCTCGCGTCGCATCATGGCCGTGCCCACGTCGTCGGCATCACCGGCGCCCCGGGCGCCGGCAAATCGACGCTGATCAACGCGCTCCTCGGCGAATTGCTCGCGCGCGGGCGGCGCATTGCCGTCGTCGCTGTCGACCCGTCGAGCCCGGTCAGCGGCGGCGCGCTGCTCGGCGACCGCGTACGGATGGGCGGGCACGGCGCCGACGAGCGCGTGTTCATCCGCTCGCTGTCGTCGCGCGGCCACCTCGGCGGCCTGTCGCGCACGACCGCGCAGCTCGTCGACGTGTTCGACGCTGCCGGCTTCGAGGTCGTCATCGTCGAAACAGTCGGCGTCGGGCAGTCCGAAGTCGAGATCAGCCGCGTCGCCGACACGAACGTCGTTGTGTGTCCGCCGGGACTCGGCGACGAAGTGCAGGCGATCAAGGCGGGCATTCTCGAGATCGCCGACATCCTCGTCGTGAACAAAGGCGACTCGCCGCTCGCCGCGCGCACGATGCTCGACCTGCAGACGAGCGGCGCGCTGCAGCGTGACGAACGCTGGACGGTGCCGGTGCTGCGCACGGTCGCGACGAGCGGCGAAGGGATCGCCGAACTCGCCGATCGGATCGACGCGCACGCGCGCATCATGGGTATCGGGCGGCGGCTGCGCGCCGCGACGCTGCCGCAGGCGCGCGACGCGACGCCGGCCGCGCCCGCGACCGACGACGAACTTTTCGAGCAGCTGCGGCGCTGGCGCGCGGCCGGGCGGGGCGTCGCCCTCGCGACCGTGGTGCGCACCTGGGGTTCGTCGCCGCGGCCCGAAGGCAGCCATCTCGCGATCGAGGAGAGCGGAGCGTTCCTGGGTTCGGTGTCGGGCGGCTGCATCGAGGGCGCGGTGATCAGCGAAGCGCAAGAGGTCATCGCCGACGGCAGCCCGCGCGTGCTCGAGTTCGGCGTCAGCGACGAGCAGGCGTGGGAAGTCGGGCTCGCGTGCGGCGGCCGGGTGCAGGTTCTCGTGGAGCGGATCGAATGA
- a CDS encoding RidA family protein, producing the protein MQFLQPPGWARPKGYSNGIVASGRMVFVAGQVGWDEQEQFRSDDLVAQIRQALSNIVAILAAADARPAHIVRMNWYLADSVEYNARLAEIGAVYRELIGKHFPVMTALQVAGFVEKGAKVEIEVTAMLPA; encoded by the coding sequence ATGCAATTTCTGCAACCGCCCGGATGGGCACGCCCCAAAGGCTATTCGAACGGCATCGTCGCCAGCGGGCGCATGGTGTTCGTCGCCGGCCAGGTCGGCTGGGACGAGCAGGAGCAGTTCCGCAGCGACGACCTCGTCGCGCAGATTCGCCAGGCCTTGAGCAACATCGTCGCGATCCTCGCCGCCGCCGACGCGCGTCCGGCCCACATCGTGCGGATGAACTGGTATCTCGCCGACAGCGTCGAGTACAACGCCCGTCTGGCTGAAATCGGCGCCGTGTACCGCGAGCTGATCGGCAAGCATTTCCCGGTGATGACGGCGCTGCAGGTCGCCGGCTTCGTCGAGAAGGGCGCGAAAGTCGAGATCGAGGTCACGGCGATGCTGCCGGCCTGA
- a CDS encoding NAD(P)/FAD-dependent oxidoreductase translates to MTRPGELKLPHLFKPGQIGKYPTKNMVKYGACCVSNYNTRDGYITPRELARMRVIAATGAGIITNQGAYPDPLGEGKSYFRQVALFDDKFLPQFETIAQYIHDGGAVAIQQILHAGRYGGIDLGYCIQPSVVPQTLPHFRPPREVTKEQIRAIIGQHADAAKRAIRAGFDGTEVTSFMGYLLANFNSRFTNQRTDEYGGSIENRGRFMRELIDSIKQATPEHPLVVRLNGAELMDRWGGNSEDECFELMQQAVDSGVDMISVTVGWQEAPESSIGRDVAPGHWNYLSAKAKKLFPNTLITFGNRLPDPVMANQCIAEGVFDYWEVCRPMLADPELLHKAAEDRLDEVRRCIGSLNCLSRLFRDLPYTCAMNPALGHEVEPEYHVTPAAVKKKIMIIGAGPAGMEAAITAKRRAHEVTVFEKGDRIGGSLAGYAANDLARPDDLISVIKYYETMARKMEIDVRFNTEANAKFMRSILHQFDVCIVAAGSRTDMKAYRHIPGHEQLVDALDVATGKVTPGKRLIMVGAGKIGLTLAESLCKQGHEVVLVEEDKRIAGDVMPSFKWRHSAWIEELGIRTLTSSVLTKVTAEGATVKNGKGEEIFVEADTVIVSGPRQANHDLFHEFQWMVDELHGAGDAVIARGLDAAIHEGYRLGVRI, encoded by the coding sequence ATGACCCGACCCGGCGAGCTCAAGCTCCCCCACCTGTTCAAACCCGGCCAGATCGGCAAGTACCCGACCAAGAACATGGTCAAGTACGGCGCGTGCTGCGTGTCGAACTACAACACGCGCGACGGCTACATCACGCCGCGCGAGCTCGCCCGCATGCGCGTCATCGCCGCGACCGGCGCCGGCATCATCACGAACCAGGGCGCGTATCCCGACCCGCTCGGCGAAGGCAAGTCGTACTTCCGCCAGGTGGCGCTGTTCGACGACAAGTTCCTGCCGCAGTTCGAGACCATCGCGCAGTACATCCACGACGGCGGCGCGGTCGCGATCCAGCAGATCCTGCACGCCGGGCGCTACGGCGGCATCGACCTGGGCTACTGCATCCAGCCGTCGGTCGTGCCGCAGACGCTGCCGCATTTCCGCCCGCCCAGGGAAGTCACGAAAGAGCAGATCCGCGCGATCATCGGCCAGCACGCGGACGCCGCGAAACGCGCGATCCGCGCCGGCTTCGACGGCACCGAAGTGACGAGCTTCATGGGCTACCTGCTCGCGAACTTCAACTCGCGCTTCACGAACCAGCGCACCGACGAATACGGCGGCTCGATCGAGAACCGCGGCCGCTTCATGCGCGAGCTGATCGATTCGATCAAGCAGGCCACACCCGAGCATCCGCTCGTCGTGCGCCTGAACGGCGCGGAACTGATGGACCGCTGGGGCGGCAACAGCGAAGACGAGTGCTTCGAGCTGATGCAGCAGGCGGTCGATTCGGGCGTCGATATGATTTCGGTGACGGTCGGCTGGCAGGAAGCGCCCGAGTCGTCGATCGGCCGCGACGTCGCGCCGGGCCACTGGAACTACCTGTCGGCGAAAGCGAAGAAGCTTTTCCCCAACACGCTGATCACGTTCGGCAACCGCCTGCCCGACCCGGTCATGGCGAACCAGTGCATCGCCGAGGGCGTGTTCGACTACTGGGAAGTGTGCCGTCCGATGCTCGCCGACCCCGAGCTCCTGCACAAGGCCGCCGAAGACCGGCTCGACGAAGTGCGCCGCTGCATCGGCTCGCTGAACTGCCTGTCCCGCCTGTTCCGCGACCTGCCTTACACGTGCGCGATGAACCCGGCGCTCGGCCATGAAGTCGAGCCCGAATACCACGTCACGCCGGCAGCGGTGAAGAAGAAGATCATGATCATCGGCGCCGGCCCCGCCGGCATGGAAGCGGCGATCACCGCGAAGCGCCGCGCCCACGAGGTGACCGTGTTCGAGAAAGGCGACCGCATCGGCGGCAGCCTCGCGGGGTACGCCGCGAACGACCTGGCGCGGCCCGACGACCTGATCTCGGTGATCAAGTACTACGAGACGATGGCGCGCAAGATGGAGATCGACGTGCGCTTCAACACCGAAGCGAACGCGAAGTTCATGCGCAGCATCCTGCACCAGTTCGACGTGTGCATCGTCGCTGCCGGCTCGCGCACCGACATGAAAGCCTACCGTCACATCCCGGGCCATGAGCAGCTCGTCGATGCGCTCGACGTCGCGACCGGCAAGGTGACGCCGGGCAAGCGCCTGATCATGGTCGGCGCCGGCAAGATCGGCCTGACGCTGGCCGAGTCGCTGTGCAAGCAGGGCCACGAAGTCGTGCTCGTCGAGGAAGACAAGCGCATCGCCGGCGACGTCATGCCGTCGTTCAAGTGGCGCCATTCGGCCTGGATCGAGGAGCTCGGCATCCGCACGCTGACTTCGTCGGTGCTGACGAAAGTGACGGCCGAAGGCGCGACGGTGAAGAACGGAAAAGGCGAGGAGATTTTCGTCGAAGCCGACACCGTCATCGTCTCCGGGCCGCGCCAGGCGAACCACGACCTGTTCCACGAATTCCAGTGGATGGTCGATGAGCTGCACGGCGCCGGCGACGCGGTCATCGCGCGCGGACTCGACGCCGCGATCCACGAAGGCTACCGGCTCGGCGTGCGGATCTGA
- a CDS encoding AraC family transcriptional regulator → MTHALVRTLGGRDPLSRYALFQTTDAEEARDRVADIFCPHELKIAGRGGAVDACMQHARIRGVSLNRLRYGPTVEIDAGCLKDFVLVMMPMGGSADIHCGSQHIRSTPELASVVTPTQNLSQTVYGGCDQIMVRIDRALLESVCAQLLGHELSEPVEFRLGMEMSSQGGVSWQVLVSHLASELEREAPMFGSSLAMAQIEHLLVTTLLMVQPNNYRDALLDPPQSIAPRHVRRVEEFIEAHADQELTIGDLAAHAKVSTSALFAGFREFRNTTPMAYLKSVRMARVHEELRSPSSADKTVTNIAMRWGFHHLGHFATDYRNKYGECPSRTRERARG, encoded by the coding sequence ATGACCCACGCGCTCGTGAGGACGCTGGGGGGGCGCGATCCGCTTTCCCGCTACGCGTTGTTCCAGACCACGGATGCGGAAGAGGCGCGCGACCGCGTTGCCGACATATTCTGTCCGCATGAACTGAAAATCGCCGGACGCGGCGGCGCCGTCGACGCTTGTATGCAGCACGCGCGGATTCGCGGCGTGTCGCTGAACCGGCTGCGCTACGGCCCGACGGTGGAGATCGACGCCGGCTGCCTGAAGGACTTCGTGCTGGTGATGATGCCGATGGGCGGCAGCGCGGACATCCACTGCGGCAGCCAGCATATCCGCTCGACGCCCGAGCTCGCGTCGGTCGTGACCCCGACGCAGAACCTGTCGCAGACGGTGTATGGCGGCTGCGACCAGATCATGGTCAGGATCGACCGCGCATTGCTCGAGAGCGTCTGCGCGCAACTGCTCGGGCACGAGCTGTCCGAACCGGTCGAGTTCCGGCTCGGCATGGAAATGTCGAGTCAGGGCGGCGTGAGCTGGCAGGTGCTGGTGTCGCATCTCGCGTCGGAACTCGAACGCGAGGCGCCTATGTTCGGCTCGTCGCTGGCAATGGCGCAGATCGAACATCTGCTCGTGACGACGCTGCTGATGGTGCAGCCGAACAATTACCGCGACGCGCTGCTCGACCCGCCGCAGTCGATCGCGCCGCGCCACGTCCGGCGCGTCGAGGAGTTCATCGAAGCGCACGCGGACCAGGAGCTGACGATCGGCGATCTCGCGGCGCACGCGAAAGTCAGCACCAGCGCACTTTTCGCCGGCTTCCGCGAATTCCGCAACACCACGCCGATGGCCTACCTCAAGTCGGTGCGCATGGCGCGCGTGCACGAGGAACTGCGAAGCCCTTCGTCGGCCGACAAGACCGTGACGAACATCGCGATGCGCTGGGGCTTTCATCACCTCGGCCATTTCGCCACCGACTACCGCAACAAGTACGGCGAATGTCCTTCGCGCACGCGCGAAAGGGCGCGCGGCTGA
- a CDS encoding cyclase family protein: MSTNENVLTQLVDALAAGSVQVVDLTQPLGPDTPVLGLPEPFSNSPPVTFETISHYDDKGPAWYWRTIRMGEHTGTHFDAPVHWISGKGRSEGTVDTIPARRLVGPACVIDISREAAANPDHLLTRDALLEWESRHGRIPPNAWVLLRSDWSKRVGAAEFLNCREDGPHSPGFDRDATELLALERDVLGVGVETVGTDAGQAHSFDPPFWTHHIMQGNGKFGLASLCNLDQLPATGAVLVASPLKLVDGSGSPLRVLALVPA; the protein is encoded by the coding sequence ATGTCAACGAATGAAAACGTCCTGACGCAGCTCGTCGACGCGCTCGCCGCGGGCAGCGTCCAGGTCGTCGACCTGACCCAGCCGCTCGGCCCGGACACGCCGGTGCTCGGCCTGCCGGAGCCGTTCTCGAATTCGCCGCCGGTGACTTTCGAGACGATCTCCCACTATGACGACAAGGGGCCGGCATGGTACTGGCGGACGATCCGCATGGGCGAGCACACCGGCACGCACTTCGACGCGCCGGTGCACTGGATCAGCGGCAAGGGTCGCAGCGAAGGAACGGTCGATACGATCCCGGCGCGCCGCCTCGTCGGCCCGGCCTGCGTCATCGACATCAGCCGCGAGGCCGCGGCGAACCCCGACCACCTGCTGACGCGCGACGCGCTGCTCGAATGGGAAAGCCGGCACGGGCGCATTCCGCCGAACGCGTGGGTGCTGCTCCGCAGCGACTGGTCGAAGCGCGTCGGCGCGGCCGAGTTCCTGAACTGCCGCGAAGACGGTCCGCATTCGCCCGGCTTCGACCGCGACGCGACCGAACTGCTCGCGCTCGAACGCGACGTGCTCGGCGTCGGCGTCGAGACCGTCGGCACCGACGCCGGCCAGGCCCACTCGTTCGATCCGCCGTTCTGGACGCACCACATCATGCAGGGCAACGGCAAGTTCGGCCTCGCGAGCCTGTGCAATCTCGACCAGCTCCCCGCCACCGGTGCGGTGCTCGTCGCGTCGCCGCTGAAGCTCGTCGACGGCTCGGGCAGCCCGCTCAGAGTGCTCGCGCTCGTCCCGGCCTGA
- a CDS encoding dimethyl sulfoxide reductase anchor subunit gives MMASNVRGASDDFRVGFRMQKAWGVHMATAFFFGEAGAGLYFVSQFFDFVTGMTVGLLMVLFGKAGGHLLHLGQPLRGWRALTKVRSSWVSRGLLAIVVFAAAGALHVLDVRSPFLPGAVSELVSAVALLACFVIMVYQGFAMSHSSAITLWNTGLMPIASLIYALLNGVLLTLVLGFNTPFLAADGEATRLLQAAAIALMLLGLVTVLSMLHGARYGSEAGRAAVGLLLRGRFARWFIPLVIGLGFVVSALMMALAPRQFAWMLAVSGAQLTGYYAFRVLMFKAGAYDPVTSCAPRFRR, from the coding sequence ATGATGGCGAGTAACGTGCGCGGCGCGAGCGACGATTTCCGCGTCGGTTTCCGCATGCAGAAGGCGTGGGGTGTGCATATGGCGACCGCGTTCTTCTTCGGCGAGGCCGGCGCAGGGCTGTATTTCGTGTCGCAGTTCTTCGATTTCGTCACCGGCATGACCGTCGGCCTGCTGATGGTGCTGTTCGGCAAGGCCGGCGGCCACCTGCTGCATCTGGGCCAGCCGCTGCGCGGCTGGCGCGCGCTGACGAAAGTGCGCAGCTCGTGGGTCAGCCGCGGGTTGCTCGCGATCGTCGTGTTCGCCGCTGCCGGCGCGCTGCACGTTCTCGACGTCAGGAGCCCGTTCCTGCCGGGCGCGGTGTCGGAACTGGTGAGCGCAGTGGCGTTGCTGGCGTGTTTCGTGATCATGGTGTACCAGGGTTTCGCGATGTCGCATTCGTCGGCGATCACGCTGTGGAACACCGGCCTGATGCCGATCGCGAGCCTCATCTACGCGCTGCTCAACGGCGTGCTGCTGACGCTGGTGCTCGGTTTCAACACGCCGTTCCTCGCCGCCGACGGCGAGGCGACGCGGCTGCTGCAGGCCGCGGCGATCGCGCTGATGCTCCTCGGCCTGGTCACGGTGCTGAGCATGCTGCACGGCGCGCGCTACGGCTCCGAAGCCGGCCGCGCCGCCGTCGGCCTGCTGCTGCGCGGCCGCTTCGCACGCTGGTTCATCCCGCTCGTCATCGGGCTCGGCTTCGTCGTGTCGGCGCTGATGATGGCGCTCGCGCCGCGCCAGTTCGCGTGGATGCTCGCGGTCTCGGGCGCGCAGCTGACCGGCTACTATGCATTTCGCGTGCTGATGTTCAAGGCCGGCGCGTACGACCCGGTAACGAGCTGCGCGCCGCGCTTCAGGCGCTGA
- a CDS encoding 4Fe-4S dicluster domain-containing protein yields MAKWGMVFDLRRCIGCNACAVACKQENSLPNGVFFTKTLSEEVGEYPHATRTYVPTICNHCEDAPCERVCPTGATWTRADGIVMVDRDKCIGCGSCIVACPYDQRTRLEPEMLQEGLFGNGRLTPFEEQGLSRFTVGTVVKCTFCHERVDAGQEPACVATCPTEARIFGDLDDAQSRVRQLIQEHRARQPLADKNTNPRVFYID; encoded by the coding sequence ATGGCGAAATGGGGCATGGTTTTCGACCTGCGGCGCTGCATCGGCTGTAACGCCTGTGCGGTCGCGTGCAAACAGGAGAACAGTCTGCCGAACGGCGTGTTCTTCACGAAGACGCTCAGTGAAGAGGTCGGCGAGTATCCGCACGCGACGCGGACCTACGTCCCGACGATCTGCAACCATTGCGAGGACGCGCCGTGCGAGCGCGTCTGCCCGACCGGCGCGACCTGGACCCGCGCCGACGGCATCGTCATGGTCGATCGCGACAAGTGCATCGGCTGCGGCTCGTGCATCGTCGCCTGTCCGTACGACCAGCGCACGCGCCTCGAGCCCGAGATGCTGCAGGAGGGGCTGTTCGGCAACGGGCGGCTTACGCCGTTCGAGGAGCAGGGCCTGTCGCGCTTCACCGTCGGCACGGTCGTCAAATGCACGTTCTGCCACGAGCGCGTCGATGCCGGCCAGGAGCCCGCGTGCGTCGCGACCTGTCCGACCGAAGCGCGCATCTTCGGCGATCTGGACGACGCGCAAAGCCGCGTGCGGCAGCTCATCCAGGAGCACCGGGCGCGTCAGCCGCTGGCCGACAAGAACACCAATCCGCGCGTTTTCTATATCGACTGA
- a CDS encoding molybdopterin-dependent oxidoreductase, protein MQNPTQPVQNSMKPGKWLNSSCKMCIHSCNTRIHITDDGIVNKVEGNPTSPSNNGRLCPKGNAAILRHYDPARFRTPMRRTNPDKGPGVDPKWEAIGWDEALDIVGRELKRTMDEDRRKLLPAINNFQKLFLWAWPAAFGNANYFSSVGNFCGGGYHPMNGFVHSAFAAANDVNYCNYWINNGGGDGFSSHLHTAAQANHVAKARVERNMRVVVVEPRLSIGAAKANEWVPIRPATDRQFALGLCHVLVSEKLYDAKFLTKDTNAPYLVGPDGYFVRNADGKIYVWDAADHCAKLWDDPDIKEFALEGRFEVEGKPCEPAFQTFKDILDECSPEQMEAVTTVPAATTRRIAREFAKAAQIGSFIEIEGRLLPLRPAAYNYYRGAQGHKYSAMANQAFKLVNFLVGAIDAPGGHVGATLDDQMEEIRGGVGQIVAGDNGMMKTAPHQLHPEVPFSYPPNETHLMGYFPIGVDPGHLTQHTLANAEKFGLDYTPDTMLLCHSNPLWNISGSREKWYEMMRAMRFIVAIDILPNESNEWADIILPAHDLMESWNMTMIEPPHHEGMCLRQPATPPLYDTKSEEEIFYEISERLGILETWNTILNFVNGFHQKPELLLEPNRKYTDRDIAERKGLLWNGKGLDWYVEHGHAVTPRRPEKWYRPWDGMRLHFYIEDIVRARDELRAKMEAADVSIRDEWEWGDYQPLPTAVLDPVHLEPAGFDLYAITFKDIQINFGESIGNPWINDIVFKDPVHTAVLLNAATAKGKGLGDGDIVRIESPYGSIVGRVALSEGVHPDAVCVSNALSRVATQNTGVRHGGGNFNELLPANLKHTDACSGQPETVAKVKLTKLAAMPPGIAAGNSVFGQRRAH, encoded by the coding sequence ATGCAGAACCCGACGCAGCCTGTGCAGAATTCGATGAAGCCGGGGAAGTGGTTGAATTCCAGTTGCAAGATGTGCATCCACTCGTGCAATACCCGCATCCACATCACCGACGACGGCATCGTCAACAAAGTCGAAGGCAACCCGACCAGCCCGAGCAACAACGGCCGCCTGTGCCCGAAAGGCAACGCGGCGATCCTGCGCCATTACGACCCGGCGCGCTTCAGGACGCCGATGCGCCGCACGAATCCGGACAAAGGGCCGGGCGTCGATCCGAAATGGGAAGCGATCGGCTGGGACGAGGCGCTCGACATCGTCGGGCGGGAGCTCAAGCGGACGATGGATGAGGACCGGCGCAAGCTGCTGCCGGCGATCAACAACTTCCAGAAGCTCTTCCTGTGGGCGTGGCCGGCGGCGTTCGGCAACGCGAACTACTTTTCGTCGGTCGGCAACTTCTGCGGCGGCGGCTATCACCCGATGAACGGCTTCGTCCATTCGGCATTCGCTGCCGCGAACGACGTCAATTACTGCAACTACTGGATCAACAACGGCGGTGGGGACGGCTTCTCGTCGCACCTGCACACTGCGGCGCAGGCGAACCACGTCGCGAAAGCGCGCGTCGAGCGCAACATGCGCGTCGTCGTCGTCGAGCCGCGCCTGTCGATCGGCGCGGCGAAAGCGAACGAGTGGGTGCCGATCCGCCCGGCGACCGACCGCCAGTTCGCGCTCGGCCTGTGTCATGTGCTCGTCAGCGAAAAACTCTACGACGCGAAGTTCCTGACGAAAGACACGAACGCGCCGTATCTTGTCGGCCCGGACGGCTATTTCGTCCGCAACGCCGACGGCAAGATCTACGTCTGGGATGCCGCCGACCACTGCGCGAAGCTGTGGGACGACCCGGACATCAAGGAGTTCGCGCTCGAAGGCCGCTTCGAGGTCGAAGGCAAGCCTTGCGAACCGGCGTTCCAGACGTTCAAGGACATCCTCGACGAATGCTCGCCGGAGCAGATGGAAGCGGTGACGACGGTGCCGGCCGCGACGACACGCCGCATCGCGCGCGAGTTCGCGAAAGCGGCGCAGATCGGCTCGTTCATCGAGATCGAAGGGCGCCTGCTGCCGCTGCGTCCGGCCGCATACAACTACTACCGCGGCGCGCAAGGGCACAAGTACAGCGCGATGGCGAACCAGGCGTTCAAGCTGGTGAATTTCCTCGTCGGCGCGATCGACGCGCCCGGCGGCCACGTCGGCGCGACGCTCGACGACCAGATGGAGGAGATCCGCGGCGGCGTCGGGCAGATCGTCGCGGGCGACAACGGCATGATGAAGACCGCGCCGCACCAGCTGCACCCGGAAGTGCCGTTCTCGTATCCGCCGAACGAGACGCACCTGATGGGCTATTTCCCGATCGGCGTCGATCCCGGGCATCTCACGCAACACACGCTCGCGAACGCCGAGAAGTTCGGCCTCGACTACACGCCGGACACGATGCTGCTGTGCCATTCGAACCCGCTGTGGAACATCTCCGGCAGCCGCGAGAAATGGTACGAGATGATGCGCGCGATGCGCTTCATCGTCGCGATCGACATCCTGCCGAACGAGTCGAACGAATGGGCGGACATCATCCTGCCGGCGCACGACCTGATGGAGTCGTGGAACATGACGATGATCGAGCCGCCGCACCACGAAGGGATGTGCCTGCGCCAGCCGGCGACGCCGCCGCTGTACGACACGAAGAGCGAGGAGGAGATCTTCTACGAAATCTCCGAGCGCCTCGGCATCCTCGAGACCTGGAACACGATCCTGAACTTCGTCAACGGCTTCCACCAGAAGCCGGAGCTGCTGCTCGAACCGAACCGCAAATACACCGACCGCGACATCGCCGAGCGCAAAGGCCTCCTGTGGAACGGCAAAGGGCTCGACTGGTACGTCGAGCACGGTCACGCGGTGACGCCGCGCCGGCCCGAGAAGTGGTACCGGCCGTGGGACGGCATGCGGCTGCACTTCTACATCGAGGACATCGTCCGCGCGCGTGACGAGCTGCGCGCGAAAATGGAAGCGGCCGACGTGTCGATCCGCGACGAATGGGAATGGGGCGACTACCAGCCGCTGCCGACCGCGGTGCTCGACCCGGTGCATCTCGAGCCGGCCGGCTTCGACCTGTACGCGATCACGTTCAAGGACATCCAGATCAACTTCGGCGAGAGCATCGGCAACCCGTGGATCAACGACATCGTGTTCAAGGACCCGGTGCACACCGCGGTGCTGCTGAACGCGGCGACGGCGAAAGGCAAAGGCCTCGGCGACGGCGACATCGTGCGCATCGAGTCGCCGTACGGCAGCATCGTCGGCCGCGTCGCGCTGTCCGAAGGCGTGCATCCGGACGCGGTGTGCGTGTCGAACGCGCTGTCGAGGGTCGCGACGCAGAACACCGGCGTGCGTCACGGCGGCGGCAACTTCAACGAGCTGCTGCCGGCGAATCTGAAACACACTGACGCGTGCAGCGGGCAGCCGGAGACGGTCGCGAAAGTGAAGCTGACGAAGCTCGCCGCGATGCCGCCCGGGATCGCCGCGGGCAATTCGGTGTTCGGGCAGCGGAGGGCGCACTGA